The stretch of DNA ATGGCTGTCTGCGTCGAGGTGTGTTAAGAAGGAGTTGTTTAGGGGAAAAGCTTGGCTTTTTTAGAGTGCAGGGGAGATACTTTTTGGGAAAACTTTCTCCCCCCACCTTTGTCCCCCATCCCCCACTTCCAGGCAACTGCTTTCTTCTGCTGCTGGGtgtgtagggtttttttttcctccccccaCCCGCCCCCACCGCCCAACCCTCATTCAGCTCTATCTGGCAAGTGTGGAGAAAACCCCTCTAGCCAGTGTGTGAGCAGGAGGGtcaaaggcaaaaggaaagttAATAATGCCTGCTAATGGTACTAACAATTCAGGATGAATCTTGTCAAAAGTTTTTCTGGAAGTGTGGGTCTTTGATTGTGTGTTTCCTGAAAGCAAGACCAATCATTTCCGTTTATTCACTGGCTAAACCCCTACTTGATTGGGGACAAGGACAGAAACCATCCATTACGATCTGATATATTATCCAAACAATTTAGTGTATTCATGAGGTAACCGAAACGTGGGGGCTGCGAAATTACCCGTAATCAATTGCAACAGCGAGTGTGCGTCCCCCCGGGTGTCGGACAACTACAACTCGCCGTCTCAGAAACAGGCGGGAGCCGCAGCATTTCGGAGTTGCGCTGTTCGCTACCTGATCGCCAGGCTGGGTACACTGGACGTGCTCAGAGGACGCGGGTGCTGACGAGGCGGCCTCGCCGCAGCTCCACCGGGATCCTGAACCAGACTGGCCGCCTCTTGGCGAGCGCGCCACTCTCCCGTCGCCGCTGACCCGCGCGCGGCCGCCGAAGCCTCCCCGCGGGGACATTCATTCTTGGCTCTTGCCTGTCGCCGGGCCGGGCGTACGCACTACGTTGTCGGGGGTTTtgtcccttttttcctttttttttttccttctcccccccctttttttggctttttttttttttttttttcctttctgttgttgttgttcttgcctATGTTCGGGAAACCAGACAAAATGGACGTTCGGTGCCACTCGGACGCCGAGGCTGCCCGGGTCTCGAAGAACGCGCACAAGGAGAGTCGGGAGAGCAAGGGCGCAGAGGGGAACCTCCCAGCCGCCTTCCTCAAGGAGCCGCAGGGCGCCTTCTCAGCGTCGGGCGGTGCTGAGGATTGTAACAAAAGTAAATCCAATTCCGCAGCCGACCCGGATTACTGTCGCCGGATCCTGGTCCGAGGTAGGGATGGGAAGGGCTGCCGGGCGCGTTCTTTGGGGTCGACTCTGGGGCCGGAGCTGCGCTCTGCAGCCGACACAGGCCGGTGGGGAGGAGTGCCGGCTGGGACTTGGGAGAAAGTTGTTGGCCCTCCCCGCTCCGGGTCCGGCTGGGGACAAGCGCCTGGGACTCTCCGGTGCGCTCTCCAGGGGCCTCGGCCCTCCACGCCCTGAGGGGCCCCAATGACCGGGCTGCGGGGGGAGACAGGGGCTGCGCGGGTGCGGTCGGGCATCGGACTGCGGCCTCCGACCCGGGAAAGGAGCAGAAAACTCCGGGAGGAGGTGTGCGCGCTTCAAAGGCCGGATGACCTGCCGGGAGCCGGCCAGGGGACTCCAGCGCTCTGGAGGGCTGAGCGCACCCAAGGGGCAGCGCGAGTCCCGAAGAACAGCTGCCGATCGCGGGCTACGGCCCTGCCAGTTAGTGCACTGAGCCGAGGGCCCCAGCGCCGCGATCGGTGCCCAACCGCTGCCGCCGGGAGAGCCAGCTGGGCTGGGTTACGGAGCCGCGGTTGCCGCTTTGGTGCTCTGCTCTGCCGCTCTCGGATGCGCGGCGTGCGCTTAGCCCTGGCGGCGGAGGCTGCGAGGCCGGGCCCCGGCCTGGCGCCGCCCCAGCCAGCAGATCGCCGGGCCCGGCCGGCCCCGACTCAGTCCCTCCTCCTTCCGCTGCGCGGACTCCGGAGGGAAGGAGACtcgagggtgggggtggggacgaCTGGAGCACGGTCTGGTCAGCAATCCCAGAGCTGGGTGCGGGACCCAGGCGGGGCGGCAAGGGTACCCTCAGGCTACAGGGGACCCGGACTGCGCAGCCGAGGCCCCCCCAGGCCGGAAGAAACGTCCGCCTATTTGGAATTGATTGGATTTTTTCTCTCCCCTGTCTGGAGGACTCTACAAAAAGACAAAGTGTGGTCCCTCCTTCGGTCAGCGGTATGGAGTTAGGCCCCTTGCCTTCCACACAGTGTCTTCGCTACCTGGTTGTGGTCGTgctccgccccccgccccccatccCCATCCCAAAACTGCACGCTTCTGGGGACTGTGTCCCCAAAGCCAGCTCGGgccaaggaggtggagggagaTGGGAGGGTTCTGCCGGCTGACATCTCCCCTTCCCTAGATGCCAAGGGGTCCATCCGAGAGATCATCCTGCCCAAGGGCCTGGACCTGGACCGGCCTAAGAGGACGCGCACGTCCTTCACCGCGGAGCAGCTCTATCGGCTGGAGATGGAGTTCCAGCGCTGCCAGTACGTGGTGGGCCGTGAGAGGACCGAGCTCGCCCGGCAGCTTAACCTCTCCGAGACCCAGGTACCCAGCGGCCAGGCCGCACACAGTTCTGCACCAGCCTTCCTCCCCACGACCCCTACCTAGCCTGCTCTTCACCTCCTAACCTGCTCTGGACAGAGCTacccttgggaggtggaggagatgGGCAGGATGGGTAAGAAAGGCCTAAGGATTCCTTCCCCTAAATAATACATCCCTTCCCCCCACCCTTCCTGCCATCCCCAAATCTTCCAGGGCCCATGTTTTATCCACCTTAGCCTAGGCCCAAGAGGCCCCAAATCCTGtccttttggaatttttattggcCCCTGGTTTTGAGCATTTCCTTCTTGCTTCTGCTCTACAAAGAACTGTCCTTTGCCCTTGTTTGGGGTACCCCATTTTGGCTAGATTTCTAGGCCCCACCCCTTGTGGGCCCTCCCAGCTGTACACAGCATCCAGGCCCATTCTGCAGGAGTGAGGCTAAGTCTAACACCCCCTGCCCCAGCACCATGGGTGATTCCTAGGAATTAGAAAGGTGTACGCCCTCCTGGAGATCTGCCTCTGCAGATCAGGCTGCCCTGACCCTTAAAGGAAGGCTTTCCCCATCCTGAGCTGGCCCCAGCCCTGAGCACCTGGGAGACCCTGTCTTCTGTACCAGTGATGTGTGAGGAATGTGATGGGAAGCAGATCTAGGACCCAGAAGCCAGTACTGCCGATTGTGCTTTAGATCTTTCCCTTTACATTAAATCCGTATGATGCCCCTGGAGCTGGCCATGTGGGCTCTGGGCCCAGGAGAGGACCCAAGAACTTGCCAAGTGGCATGTCACCAGCTTGGCTTAGCTAAGGCAGCCTTCTTTCTGAAGACCGACCCATTTCCCCATGCCCAACCCTGAAGCAGGTGGAGAGCATTTTAGGTCTGGGATCTGGGCTGAAAGCTGAGGACTGACAGAACAGATAGGGGTGTTCTCTTTGAGTTTGAGATTGGTGTGGTAGctttttctattctctctgcTACTACCCCTCTTAGTTTATAAAATCTAGACAGGATAGTCTTTCCCTATTGCTGCAAAACTCTTCTGGGCCACTGCTAGGCCTGCAGAGGGGCAGAAGAATGAGAGAGGAGGTTAGTGGGGAGTGTTCAgtccaccttagcctccttaCTTTCTCCCATGATTCCAAGTTCATGACTCAGAGTAGTGGAGAGAGAAACTAAGAGTATCACTCAGACCCTTCAATGCAGCTATCTGGTGAGAGGAGGTGCAGAAAGCTCCGTCTGCATAAAGTCTCCCGCACATATTATTCTCCTGCAGCCACTTTCCCTGCTTGCTAGCCGATGGTCACGATGGTCACGTCTGAAGCAGGAAATGGTCCTTTGTAGCCTTCACCAGGAGTAGCGCTTCTAGGACTAAATCTGAGCCCACTGGGCCAGGGGCCTGGGTCCAGAAAGCCTGGGCAATACTCGCTTCCCCCATCTCTTCCcacttctctcttccctcttccttcttcccttttccttcacctCAGCCTAGGGCCTCACACCCTCCACCGGAAATTCCGGCTTTGGGGCCCGCACTCACACATCTGTGAGCCCCAAACACCGCTGCGGGGTAGCGCAGGAGCCAGTGAAACCCTTTCCGGTCTTCCTTCGAGTTCCTGCCGTGGGCATTTTATTACTTTGTTCTGTGTAAGCGGCGCCTGCCTGGGCCTGCTTCCCTGACCCGGAAGCGCAGCCCAGTGGAGCAGCTGTGTCCCCCTCGTGGCGGCGCCAGCTCCCCCAGCAGCGCCCCAGCCCGGACCTCTCCCGCTGCTGGGTGGGGCTGCGGGTAGGGCTGGGGCTTGGGGAGAGCCCTGGAGCCGCGCGCCCCGGGAGCTCGCTTCCTTTGACGCTGGTCTTCCCTGCCCCTCTCTCCCACTTTCCCCGCACCCCGGCGCGCAGGTGAAGGTCTGGTTCCAGAACCGGCGCACCAAGCAGAAGAAGGACCAGGGCAAGGACTCGGAGCTACGCTCGGTGGTGTCGGAGACCGCGGCCACGTGCAGCGTGCTACGGCTGCTGGAGCAGGGCCGCCTGTTGTCGCCGCCCGGCCTGCCTGCGCTGCTGCCGCCTTGCGCCACGGGCGCTCTCGGCTCAGCGCTGCGCGGGCCCAGCCTGCCGGCCCTGGGCACGGGCGCCGCTGCCGGCTCGgccgccgcagccgccgccgccccgGGCCCAGCGGGCGCCGCGTCCCCGCACCCGCCGGCTGTGGGCGGTGCTCCAGGCCCCGGGCCCGCCGGGCCGGGGGGACTGCACGCGGGCGCCCCGGCCGCGGGCCACAGCCTCTTCAGCCTGCCGGTGCCCTCGCTGCTCGGCTCCGTCGCCAGCCGCCTGTCCTCCGCCCCGTTAACAATGGCTGGTTCGCTAGCTGGGAATTTGCAAGAACTCTCCGCCCGATATCTGAGCTCCTCGGCCTTCGAGCCTTACTCCCGGACCAACAATAAAGAAGGGGCCGAGAAAAAAGCGCTGGACTGATTTTAAGTGTTTccctgtatttatatttatactatcTATTGTGGTGATATTTATGGACTCACGCGCGTTAGGTGCCCAGAGCTCCTGCGCTGGGCTCCTGGCTCCCACCAGGCCTCTGACAGCTCTCCTTTCCCACCCAGGCTCTGCTACCAATTTTATCTCATtcgggctattttttttttctacctttcctCCGAGattcctccccaacccccaacttCCTTCTGAATCCAGGAGCGATCCAAAGAATTGGGAAAAATGCCCGAGTTAGTCAACCTGATGCCCTGACCccgtgcccagcccaggaggGAAAAGACTGGTTCTAAGTCCAAAGCACAGGGCGTTTGCTCTAGATCCGCGGCTGCTGCCGCTGCCGACTATTCCTAGGAATATTTGAAAGAGGAAAACTGCGCGCAGACCCCAGGGGCTTCCAGGTTTCTTTAGACCAAAAAGGGAGGACGTTCCTTCCTCTTGCCAGAGAAACCAGGGCTTGTGGGAGCCCCTGGGCCCCGCTTTGCGGACCTCTCGGGATAGTCGATACACAACACAGCTTCCTGGCGGGACAAATCCTGCGGGTTTCCCCCCCTTTAGGGCAACTCCAATCACAACCACCCCGGCCCCAGGAAACAGTAACAAACGTCCTGGTAGGCAACGACACTAATAAATTTGATCTAATCAGCAATAAAAGCAATTGCTACGTGAAACCAGATGAAGTGGAACCAGTTTTTAAATACTCGCAATGATGAAGTTTGGAAGGTGTAAGAAAATTCAGGATAGAGAATGCCCCACAGGGCAATGCAAAATTAAGGTTCTGGGTATTGTAACCTTAAACAGGAATTTAACGggggaaaagcaaaggaaaagccAACGCCGCTAATCAAAGAAAACTCAGAATCTTTTCTCCGAGGCTGTTCGGGGCGGTGGCCGACAgcttctccctcctccaggaaAGAGCAAAGCGGCTGCCGGCGGTAGTCTGGGCGCCGGCGCTTCACCCTACGGCCTCCCAGGCGCGTAGCTTTGGGCACAATCGCTCGGCTTGGGAAACGAGTCAGCACTCATTGCCTCTTCTCCCAAACTCCCGGATTCACAAATCCTTTCCTGCACGCAGGAAACGGCTGGATTTCTGAGCAGTTCTTTGCGGAAGGGGAGACAGGGACGCCGCTGGGCGGTCGGGCCTCCTCTAGCAGTAGTCTCAGAGTCCAGACAGCGTCTTGTGTGATTGATAGGAACGACACTCCCCTCGCCTCCCCAGTCTTAGGGTTTCAGTGGTCCCAAATCAGAACACGAACCGCGACACCCTCTTTCCTTACCCTGCGCAGCAGCGATCGTCCCTACAGCCACGGCCACCCACATTTTAACCAAATTCACAGACCCAGACTGCGAGGTGCCGCAGTATCTAGAATGTATTCGTCCATCTGAAGCAAGcgaaaggcattttttaaaatagtaattttattgtaaattatttaCGTCGGAAACTCCCccctctttttcatctttttttttttctaggcaaatagtgaagaaaataatgaacGATTCAAACGCGGGTAGGTGTCACTGAATCCAGGCTACTAACTTTGTTCTGAATGTTTTGGATATTTGGatgttttgtatttatgtggtgagagtgaaatatatatatctatgatGATAAATGAGGTGTATTTTTGTCTTGTATTTGaaggataaaaaaacaaaagaagaaaaggaagaaagagccaGCAAATGATGAGTCTCGGCGTGGGGACTCCGGGGGCAGAGGGTGGCAGCCCCTATAGTGCGGGGCCCTGCAACTGGTACCGTGAGCGCCTGGGATGAGGTTTGGGCGGATTTCAGGTTTCCAGAGAGGCAGACGCCTGGCTACGACGATTTGTTCCACTTCCTTGAGTGTTTCGCTCTCGATTTCTCTGTCTGTACCTCTGAGGTCGGCCCCTCAGACCCTCCTTCTTCATTTCCCACTGCGTAATTCTTTATTTAGGAACTTATCTCCGGACACTATAAAGTCTCTGCCTCCTAATGCTACGTTTCTAGAGTCTTCCAGCTGCATCTTCATGCCggcagcattttggattttgtgcAATCATGGGCCCAGAATAGgcaaggttttattttcttctgacttAGAATAAGTCTCGCCAATGTCAAAGAGAAACTTTGAGGAAGCAGGAGACCGAAATCGATATTAATTCCTGCAAAGAGACCTCTCGCCCCACCTCGCCCCAGTGCTTATGCTGTGGTGAGGGATGTAGACGTTGCAAACAAATCTTGGGAAGCGAGGAGGGCCGGGAAGGACACTTCAGGACACGCTCTCCTAAAGCGTGTACAGCACCGGGCGAAGTCCGCGCAGCGGGCGCAGCGGCCCCGGCTCCTTCTTGTAGCGCCCGCACACCTGGTTGTTGCAGGGATCCGCTGTTCCCGTGCAGCACCGGCACTAACCAGGCCTTACAACCCCTACTCGTGTACTGTGCCTGAAGCTGGAGTTGGAGGCATCCAAAATAAGGCGGGGCACAGTGTGGGCGGCGGAGTCCCTGAGCCTTGAGCTCGGCTTTTTGCTGAGATCACAGCAGCCGCCCACAGACAGttcacttttatttctcaaagttgcTGCAGATCCCTCAGCTTCGCTACTCTTGGCTCTTCCCCTCCCTGTCcgcctctccttcctttcttttgcttgaaactgcttttccttttctactcTTTTCTTCTGTGCTCCAGTCCTGTAAAGCCCTGCGCTTCCTCTAAGGAGTTCTGTCTCTCAGTGGTGTGGGCTCCGATCTAGTTCCCCCTGTCTCCCTCCTCCATTACTTCTTCCTTCCGGGTCGGTCtcttgctctcattctctctctctctggttttctggttttcttctcCTGCTCAAGGGGTCCCAAAGGCCAAGGCAGTGGGTGgctctcactgcagcttcaaggCTTGTGGCTGGGGCCCTCCAGGGgtgagaaggaagggagaaggtggCATAACTTTTTgggacaaaagaaaacacaaaatcctAGCTTGGAATTCCCAATACATTCAGCCTTCTCTCCCAGGGGCCTCAGCCTGGGAAGTCACCAAGCAGctccctccttccatcttccTGCCCTTTCTCCTTTTGGCTTTCTTAGCCCTGAAAGAGGGAAGGACCAGTCACCCCATCACTTCTGCTctcacctcccttccctccctggcTTTGGGAAGAGCTGCTGAGCTCTTTGCCTGCCACTCAGGGAGTGCAATTGTTCTTAAAGTGCCTCTTCTGCATAGAAAAAGAAttgcaattttaattaaaaaacagttatagaaaattcatttaattttagtgactatcttcttttccctccttccccaagGGCCTCCAGTAAGCTGCCTTGGTCCCTGGAGGCCTCTGGCTTCCAACTGGAGACTCACAGgccttggaggaggaggaggcaggtagCCTCTAGGCCAATAGCTGGGCCTGCCTGGGGAAAGGTGGAAGGAGGAACAGCTGCAGGAGAGGGAAGCTGAAAGGAATCTGATGCTCAAGCCTGCACAAAGCAACAGCCAAATTGTTtcagagcagaaaagaaaaggggaaaaaaacctcTTAGCAAACCCCTGTGAGTTTGGAGGTCAGGTTCAGGAAAGATGTGGGAAGTCACTTGGAGAGCTAAATGGGACACATGCTCATATCCACACTTGCAGTTGGTCTAACCTTCAGCCAGAATGTATTAATAAGTAGCATTTAGCAACCCTTTATAGTTTACAAATAGCATTTCACATACACCATTCTACTGTTCCTCATGGTGGCTTTGAGAGGTCCAGCTCCATTTTAAAGACTCATGTACGGGACTGGAGCAAATAACTTGCTCAAAGCCTCGTGGCTGCTCAGAACCCAAGATTGTAAGCTCCCCCTAGGGCCAGAGGcctcttctttcagtttttttctctcttccgcCTTTGccccctctttccctcttccctttctcccttccttcctcctttccttctttttgtgcCCACAGTGTCTGGATCACGGTATCTGAATTCTTTAGCCTATTTGCACCCACATCTGCTAATGTCCATATCTAGCCATCTATTACACCAGCTGCTGAGGATTTCCTTGGTGCCCTCATCAAGAAGTTTgaatttctccctccttcctgttttttttttttcctgccactgTCCCAACTCTTTCCCTGTACCTCTGTCTAGAATGACATCTTTAAACCCCTTACCCTCTTTAGTCTTACACATCcttataaatgattatttttaaattgaattttaatatcCATGTGGTAAACACAGGGTAAAGTACACAAAGCTTAATTATACACGTTgataatttacacacacacacacacaccccttcttgAATCGCTCCAATGATAACCTTTTAACTTCTTCTCTTCAGCCACATAAGCCGTATGATTATACACAGTGTCTTTCTCCTGTTTGAAAAGAAATTGTGTCATATTAGTGTGCTGTTCTTGCATAGAAAGCCTTTCTAAGAAGTCTTTTTAAGGTTTCTTGAAGAATTTAGAGGTCATGTAACTCTTCTAACCTCCTAAAGTCCTGAGTTTAAGTGGCTTGATTAAATGGTTGATCGAAACTTAAAAACATACTAGGTCAATGTTTTTCAAGATACAACTGAGGACCAGCTGCTTTAGAATCATCTAGGGAGTGGCTAA from Papio anubis isolate 15944 chromosome 11, Panubis1.0, whole genome shotgun sequence encodes:
- the VAX1 gene encoding ventral anterior homeobox 1 isoform X1, translated to MFGKPDKMDVRCHSDAEAARVSKNAHKESRESKGAEGNLPAAFLKEPQGAFSASGGAEDCNKSKSNSAADPDYCRRILVRDAKGSIREIILPKGLDLDRPKRTRTSFTAEQLYRLEMEFQRCQYVVGRERTELARQLNLSETQVKVWFQNRRTKQKKDQGKDSELRSVVSETAATCSVLRLLEQGRLLSPPGLPALLPPCATGALGSALRGPSLPALGTGAAAGSAAAAAAAPGPAGAASPHPPAVGGAPGPGPAGPGGLHAGAPAAGHSLFSLPVPSLLGSVASRLSSAPLTMAGSLAGNLQELSARYLSSSAFEPYSRTNNKEGAEKKALD
- the VAX1 gene encoding ventral anterior homeobox 1 isoform X2 encodes the protein MFGKPDKMDVRCHSDAEAARVSKNAHKESRESKGAEGNLPAAFLKEPQGAFSASGGAEDCNKSKSNSAADPDYCRRILVRDAKGSIREIILPKGLDLDRPKRTRTSFTAEQLYRLEMEFQRCQYVVGRERTELARQLNLSETQANSEENNERFKRGIKKQKKKRKKEPANDESRRGDSGGRGWQPL